CTCGCTGTCGAGGATCACCCCCTCGATCTTGGTACCGCCGAGATCGATTCCCCAGCGATTCATTCTACGCCTCCATTCAGCATCGCCCGCCGGTGCACCACGTTCTTGACGACCCAGGCAAATGCAGTGTAGATCAGGGCCGCGCTGGCGAGGCCGATCACGATGCCACCAAGCACGTCACCCGGATAGTGCACGCCGATGTAAATTCGCGAAAAGGCAACCATCGCTGCGTAAATGATCATCGTCACCGTGAAGAGTTTGTCGATCAGCTTGCCTTTCCAGAAGAAGATCCAGATGAGCGCTGCAATAGCGGTCGAGTTGGCCGCGTGGGATGAAGCGAACGACCAGGAGTGGGTTTGATCGACAAGGAGTCGCACCCCTTCGAGGGCGAAGCAGGGGCGCACGCGCTGGAACAAAGGCTTGAAGATCCCGGACGCGGTGTAGTCGGCAATACCGACCGAAAGCAGGAGAAGGAGCACGATCCAGAAACCGTCGCGCCCCTTCCTGAGCACGATGAAAAGCGCCGTCAGCCAGAGAATGTGACCGGAAAACTTAGGCTTGGTCAGAAACAGCATCAGGTCGTCCAGCGCCGGGTGAGCCAGGGTATGGTTCAGGAGCTGGAAAAGCCACGCATCCACCTGTTCGAGACCGCCCATTGCCGGTTACTTTTTCTTGCCTCCCTTTTTCGCGCCCTTCGACGGGCTG
This portion of the Chlorobaculum parvum NCIB 8327 genome encodes:
- a CDS encoding phosphatase PAP2 family protein; the encoded protein is MGGLEQVDAWLFQLLNHTLAHPALDDLMLFLTKPKFSGHILWLTALFIVLRKGRDGFWIVLLLLLSVGIADYTASGIFKPLFQRVRPCFALEGVRLLVDQTHSWSFASSHAANSTAIAALIWIFFWKGKLIDKLFTVTMIIYAAMVAFSRIYIGVHYPGDVLGGIVIGLASAALIYTAFAWVVKNVVHRRAMLNGGVE